In Sphingobacteriaceae bacterium, the following proteins share a genomic window:
- a CDS encoding TonB-dependent receptor → MSLKKHIFLCVLILAFSLARSQSCKLQMKGTLIDEDNSEALEFAVVKLLSPEIILQTNEKGEFVFDNLCSGKYDLLVKHIGCKDTIFTVDLQKSRKVILKLPHSSHNLSEVDIMDKRVEMKRTQAVDDLSEEDIQKSKGQSLGETLKNISGVTSLNTGASISKPMVHGMQGYRLLILNNGIRQEGQQWGNEHAPEIDPFMAKKFSVIKGVGAIRYGSDAIAGVVLVEPNELPDTAAVTGEVNLVGLSNGQTGAASAMLEGSFDKLKGLSWRVQGSLKKGGTVKAPNYYLNNTGTQERNFSYALGYHHKKWGVELYYSQFNASIGIFTGSHIGNLTDLNNALRYNKPLDSLAVFSYSIGRPRQEVAHELVKGLAHYHFSPRWRAKLQYAWQYNLRQEYDLRRLTTIEKETGIVAPDLDLHVASQTIDALMEHDNINSFRGLFGASYMQQKNVYTGRFFIPNYLNQTWGVFITERYVKHIIELEAGVRYDEKYLTSYFFEGSVWTEHARTFKNLTYNAGLIWKPASSFNLFVNAGSAWRAPAPNELYSNGIHQGAGTIERGNPNFKSETCQNITVTGIYKRKKFSLELTAYHNQFKNFIYLNPSGELELTIRGAFPVFIYKQDNVRISGIDLKTDFQLSKMLSFVAKGMIVRGWNASIKDYLIYMPSDRADLNLKIKLPTGDRFINSYFQLNNQFVSKQWRAPANVDFSAPPPAYSLLGAEVSTEIHVKKQKMILHFSATNLLNSRYREYLDRFRYYTDAVGVSYNLRLTVPLVLYDKK, encoded by the coding sequence ATGTCCTTAAAAAAACACATATTTTTATGTGTTCTCATCTTAGCATTTTCGCTTGCAAGATCACAATCCTGCAAACTGCAAATGAAGGGAACACTTATAGATGAAGACAATAGCGAAGCACTTGAATTCGCCGTTGTAAAACTTTTATCTCCCGAAATAATTCTACAGACAAATGAAAAAGGTGAATTTGTTTTTGACAATCTATGTTCGGGCAAATACGATTTACTTGTAAAACACATAGGTTGTAAAGACACCATTTTCACTGTAGATCTTCAAAAATCGCGGAAAGTGATTCTGAAACTTCCACACAGTTCTCATAATCTGAGTGAAGTAGACATAATGGATAAACGGGTAGAAATGAAAAGGACCCAGGCTGTGGATGACTTATCTGAAGAAGACATTCAGAAAAGCAAAGGACAAAGTCTTGGAGAAACCTTAAAAAACATAAGCGGTGTTACTTCTTTAAATACAGGTGCAAGCATCTCAAAGCCCATGGTTCATGGCATGCAGGGTTACCGTTTACTTATTTTAAACAATGGGATACGGCAGGAAGGTCAGCAGTGGGGTAATGAACATGCACCTGAAATAGATCCCTTTATGGCAAAGAAATTTTCTGTAATAAAAGGAGTTGGTGCCATTCGTTACGGAAGCGACGCTATTGCCGGCGTTGTGTTAGTTGAACCAAACGAGCTTCCCGATACCGCCGCTGTAACCGGAGAAGTGAATCTTGTTGGATTAAGTAATGGGCAAACAGGGGCTGCATCAGCCATGCTGGAAGGAAGTTTCGACAAGCTCAAAGGCTTAAGCTGGCGTGTACAGGGTAGTTTAAAAAAAGGAGGCACTGTAAAGGCTCCTAATTACTACCTGAACAATACCGGCACGCAGGAGAGAAATTTTTCTTATGCTCTGGGATATCATCATAAAAAATGGGGCGTAGAACTCTACTACTCTCAGTTCAATGCCAGCATTGGAATTTTTACGGGCTCTCACATCGGTAATCTTACTGATCTTAATAACGCCTTACGCTATAATAAACCACTCGATAGTCTTGCCGTATTTTCTTATTCAATAGGCAGGCCAAGACAGGAAGTGGCCCATGAATTAGTGAAAGGATTGGCTCATTACCATTTTTCGCCGCGCTGGCGTGCGAAGTTGCAGTATGCCTGGCAATATAATCTGAGACAGGAATATGATTTAAGAAGATTAACCACGATAGAAAAAGAAACCGGCATTGTAGCGCCTGACCTTGACTTGCATGTAGCTTCGCAAACAATAGATGCACTCATGGAACACGATAATATAAATTCTTTCAGAGGGTTGTTTGGCGCTAGTTACATGCAGCAAAAAAATGTTTATACTGGAAGATTTTTCATTCCCAATTACCTGAACCAAACCTGGGGGGTATTTATTACCGAGCGTTATGTAAAACACATCATTGAGCTGGAAGCAGGGGTGCGTTACGATGAAAAGTACCTTACTTCTTATTTCTTTGAAGGTAGTGTTTGGACAGAACATGCCCGCACTTTCAAAAATTTGACTTATAACGCCGGACTCATCTGGAAACCGGCGAGTTCCTTCAATTTATTTGTGAACGCAGGTTCTGCCTGGAGGGCGCCGGCACCAAACGAACTGTATAGTAACGGTATTCACCAGGGTGCAGGGACTATTGAACGAGGTAATCCAAACTTTAAATCAGAAACTTGTCAAAATATTACTGTAACAGGAATTTATAAACGTAAAAAATTCAGTCTTGAGCTAACTGCTTATCATAACCAGTTTAAAAATTTTATTTACTTAAATCCCTCAGGTGAATTGGAGCTTACCATTCGTGGTGCATTTCCGGTGTTTATTTACAAGCAGGACAATGTGCGCATAAGTGGGATAGATCTTAAAACTGATTTTCAACTGTCTAAGATGCTTTCTTTCGTTGCTAAAGGCATGATTGTGAGAGGTTGGAACGCCAGTATAAAAGATTATTTAATTTATATGCCCTCCGACAGAGCAGACCTGAACCTGAAAATAAAATTGCCTACTGGTGATAGATTCATAAATAGTTATTTCCAGCTCAACAATCAATTTGTGAGTAAACAATGGCGGGCCCCTGCAAATGTAGATTTTTCGGCACCCCCACCCGCTTATTCTCTTTTAGGTGCAGAAGTATCAACAGAGATTCATGTAAAGAAACAAAAGATGATCTTACACTTTAGCGCTACAAATTTATTAAACAGTCGTTACCGGGAATATTTGGATAGATTTCGTTATTATACCGATGCAGTGGGCGTATCTTATAACTTGAGGCTTACTGTTCCCTTGGTTTTGTACGATAAAAAATAG
- a CDS encoding RNA polymerase subunit sigma-24, protein MSIQSLNDNELIQLYIGGNEESLATLLQRHKRKIFSSIIVVVKDHQLAEDIFQDTFFKVIQTLKKGQYNEEGKFLPWIIRIARNLIIDHYRRAKKMPPVPVYINDEGEEISVFNSLAAPDDDMRSAETTKFKKSIRTLINELPNDQREVVLMRMYYDMSFKEISEFTNVSINTALGRMRYALFNLKKMIEERKMEVVLR, encoded by the coding sequence ATGTCTATCCAGTCATTAAACGATAATGAGTTAATTCAACTCTACATTGGCGGAAACGAAGAATCCCTGGCCACCTTATTACAAAGACACAAAAGAAAAATCTTTTCTTCTATCATTGTTGTTGTTAAAGATCATCAGTTGGCTGAGGATATTTTTCAGGATACCTTTTTTAAAGTTATTCAAACTCTTAAAAAGGGACAGTACAATGAAGAAGGCAAGTTTTTGCCCTGGATTATCCGTATAGCGCGTAACCTCATAATAGACCATTATCGCAGAGCAAAAAAAATGCCCCCCGTGCCTGTTTACATAAATGATGAAGGAGAAGAAATCAGCGTTTTTAATTCCTTAGCCGCTCCTGATGATGATATGCGTTCTGCTGAAACCACAAAATTCAAAAAAAGTATTCGTACCCTGATCAATGAACTTCCAAACGATCAAAGGGAAGTTGTGTTAATGCGCATGTATTATGACATGAGCTTTAAAGAAATCTCTGAATTCACAAATGTATCTATCAATACAGCCCTTGGAAGAATGCGTTATGCTTTATTCAATCTGAAAAAAATGATTGAAGAGCGTAAAATGGAAGTTGTTTTAAGATAA
- a CDS encoding electron transfer flavoprotein subunit alpha has translation MKILVAISNVPDTTTKIQFTDGDTKFNAAGVTFVINPYDEWYALVRALELKEANLAEKVTLIHVGLADSEATIRKGLALGADDAVRIDAEGPDALFVADQIAAYAKANAYDLILVGKETINYNGSSVGAMISGVLDLPFISLANKLDLAGNKATVEQEVDGGTQIVECELPLVISCAKGMAEQRIPNMRGIMAARTKPLTVVASNGAAPLTSVKSFTLSAGRTAVKMISEDNMDELVQLLHTQAKVI, from the coding sequence ATGAAAATTTTAGTTGCCATCAGCAATGTTCCGGACACCACAACAAAAATTCAGTTTACGGACGGAGATACAAAATTTAATGCAGCGGGAGTTACATTCGTTATTAATCCTTACGATGAGTGGTATGCACTTGTAAGAGCTCTTGAATTAAAAGAAGCAAACCTAGCCGAAAAAGTAACTCTGATTCACGTTGGCCTTGCCGATAGTGAAGCTACTATTCGTAAAGGGCTGGCTTTAGGGGCTGATGATGCAGTAAGAATTGATGCTGAAGGTCCTGATGCATTATTCGTAGCAGATCAAATAGCTGCTTACGCCAAAGCAAACGCTTACGATTTAATATTAGTTGGAAAGGAAACTATCAATTATAATGGATCTTCGGTAGGAGCTATGATTTCAGGAGTTTTAGACCTCCCATTTATTTCTTTAGCTAATAAATTAGACCTTGCAGGTAACAAAGCTACCGTTGAACAAGAAGTAGATGGCGGTACACAGATTGTAGAATGCGAATTGCCATTAGTAATCAGCTGTGCAAAAGGAATGGCAGAACAACGCATTCCAAACATGAGAGGAATTATGGCGGCAAGAACAAAACCTTTAACAGTGGTTGCCTCTAACGGTGCAGCGCCCTTAACCTCTGTTAAGTCGTTTACACTGAGCGCAGGTCGTACTGCAGTGAAAATGATTAGTGAAGATAATATGGATGAACTTGTTCAATTGTTGCACACCCAGGCTAAGGTTATCTAA
- a CDS encoding electron transfer flavoprotein subunit alpha: MSVLVYTEINKGRVKKASLECINYAAKIAELTGSTVTAFVNNADAAQLEEIGKAGATKILSVKNDKFNADSMLVSAAVEQAAKAENAKVIVFAFDIVGKAVAPRLSAKLKAGLVAGAVDYPSVNGSSLEVKKNVFSGKATALYSINSEVKIISLLPNSFPVTAGDNKATVVDFSVDLSSVNSRIVVKEVKSNDANGTTPLPEAELVVSAGRGMKGPENWKIIEDLAGSLGATTACSRPVADMHWRPHHEHVGQTGVAIRPNLYIAVGISGAIQHLAGVNGSKTIVVINNDKEAPFFKSADYGVVGDAFTIVPKLTEAIKKFKANQN, from the coding sequence ATGTCAGTTTTAGTATATACAGAAATTAATAAAGGCCGTGTTAAGAAAGCATCTTTAGAGTGCATTAATTACGCAGCTAAGATCGCTGAACTAACTGGTTCAACAGTTACAGCTTTTGTAAACAATGCAGATGCCGCTCAATTAGAAGAGATTGGTAAGGCAGGAGCAACAAAAATCTTATCGGTAAAAAATGATAAGTTTAATGCGGATAGTATGCTGGTAAGTGCTGCTGTTGAGCAAGCTGCTAAAGCAGAAAATGCTAAGGTAATTGTGTTTGCTTTCGATATAGTTGGTAAAGCCGTAGCTCCAAGACTTTCTGCAAAACTAAAAGCAGGATTAGTTGCAGGCGCTGTAGATTATCCAAGCGTAAACGGATCGTCTTTAGAAGTTAAGAAAAATGTATTCTCTGGTAAAGCAACAGCTTTATACAGCATTAATAGTGAGGTTAAAATCATCTCTTTATTACCTAACAGTTTCCCTGTAACCGCAGGTGATAACAAAGCTACAGTGGTAGATTTTTCGGTTGATCTTTCTTCTGTTAATTCAAGAATTGTAGTTAAAGAGGTAAAGTCAAACGATGCAAACGGCACTACTCCCCTTCCTGAGGCTGAATTAGTTGTGAGCGCAGGCAGAGGTATGAAAGGTCCTGAAAACTGGAAAATCATTGAAGATCTTGCCGGTTCATTAGGAGCGACTACTGCTTGCTCACGTCCTGTTGCGGATATGCACTGGAGACCGCATCATGAGCACGTTGGACAGACGGGTGTTGCTATTCGTCCGAATTTATATATTGCCGTTGGGATCTCAGGAGCTATTCAGCATTTGGCGGGTGTAAACGGTAGCAAAACCATAGTGGTAATTAACAACGATAAGGAAGCCCCTTTCTTTAAATCGGCTGATTACGGTGTTGTGGGTGATGCGTTTACCATTGTTCCTAAGTTAACTGAGGCTATTAAAAAATTTAAAGCAAACCAAAATTAA